The following proteins come from a genomic window of Pseudomonas sp. J452:
- a CDS encoding SDR family oxidoreductase has product MRILVTGATGFVGRALSERLQAVPGARVVVGLRDADSLPTAANVDRLILGDLATAAIDPTALQGIAVVVHCAARVHVMQERSDDPLADFRRVNLQGTLKLAQAAAQAGVKRFIFLSTIKVNGEQTVSDASFTADDCPAPTDPYAVSKFEAEQALLQLAAEGAMEVVIIRPPLVYGPGVKANFLSMMRWLNKGLPLPLGAIHNRRSLVGLPNLVDFLVCCLDHPAASNQVFLVSDGESLSTTELLRKLASALRRPARLLPVPQGWLQAGAVLLGRRSVGQRLCGSLSVDIGKNHALLGWTPPFSSDQVLRLTALDFLGQEAR; this is encoded by the coding sequence ATGCGTATTTTGGTGACCGGAGCCACTGGCTTTGTTGGGCGTGCCCTGAGCGAGCGCCTGCAGGCTGTTCCAGGGGCGCGGGTGGTGGTGGGCTTGCGTGATGCTGACAGTCTTCCTACTGCAGCCAATGTTGATCGGTTGATACTGGGTGATTTGGCGACGGCCGCTATCGATCCAACAGCGTTGCAGGGTATCGCCGTGGTTGTGCACTGTGCAGCCCGTGTACATGTGATGCAGGAGCGCAGTGATGACCCACTGGCGGATTTTCGCCGGGTCAATCTGCAAGGCACCCTCAAGTTGGCGCAGGCTGCGGCTCAGGCGGGGGTGAAGCGGTTTATTTTCCTCAGCACGATCAAGGTCAATGGCGAGCAGACTGTGTCTGATGCCAGTTTCACGGCAGATGATTGCCCTGCGCCCACCGATCCTTACGCAGTTTCCAAGTTTGAAGCGGAACAGGCTTTGCTGCAGTTGGCGGCAGAGGGGGCTATGGAAGTGGTGATTATTCGGCCGCCTCTGGTGTATGGGCCGGGGGTAAAGGCCAATTTCCTTAGCATGATGCGCTGGTTAAACAAGGGCCTGCCGCTACCGCTGGGGGCGATCCATAACCGGCGCAGCCTGGTTGGTTTGCCAAACCTGGTGGATTTTCTGGTGTGCTGCCTGGATCACCCGGCGGCGAGCAACCAGGTTTTCCTGGTCAGTGATGGTGAATCACTGTCTACCACCGAGTTGCTGCGCAAGCTGGCGTCTGCTCTGCGCCGGCCTGCGCGCCTGCTGCCGGTGCCACAAGGCTGGTTGCAGGCTGGCGCTGTATTGCTGGGGCGGCGCAGCGTGGGGCAGCGTTTGTGTGGGTCGTTGAGTGTCGATATTGGCAAGAATCATGCGCTCCTGGGTTGGACGCCACCGTTCTCCAGTGATCAGGTCTTGCGCCTGACGGCCTTGGATTTCCTTGGGCAGGAGGCACGATGA
- a CDS encoding lipopolysaccharide assembly protein LapA domain-containing protein, translated as MLTGFKRFLLILGLLLVALAVLVFILENRQASHLVFLGWLTPALPVSVLMSLAFIVGAVFSLLLNLWLLGRLHARIARQQRELLSLRKGHEVQSAP; from the coding sequence ATGCTGACGGGTTTCAAGCGTTTCTTGCTGATTCTGGGATTGCTGCTGGTTGCTCTGGCGGTGCTGGTATTTATCCTGGAGAACCGTCAGGCAAGTCATCTGGTATTCCTGGGCTGGTTGACTCCCGCGTTGCCGGTTTCGGTGCTGATGTCGCTGGCTTTTATCGTGGGTGCGGTGTTTTCCCTTCTGCTTAACCTCTGGCTGCTTGGCCGCTTGCATGCACGTATTGCACGTCAGCAGCGAGAGTTACTCTCGTTGCGCAAGGGACATGAAGTCCAGTCCGCTCCATAA
- the ihfB gene encoding integration host factor subunit beta, producing MTKSELIDRIVTHQGLLSSKDVELAIKTMLEQMSQALATGDRIEIRGFGSFSLHYRAPRVGRNPKTGESVRLDGKFVPHFKPGKELRDRVNEDE from the coding sequence ATGACCAAGTCGGAGTTGATCGATCGCATTGTCACCCACCAGGGGTTGCTGTCCTCCAAGGATGTCGAGCTGGCGATCAAGACCATGCTGGAGCAGATGTCGCAGGCGTTGGCCACCGGGGATCGCATTGAGATCCGTGGATTTGGCAGCTTTTCCCTGCACTATCGCGCGCCGCGTGTCGGTCGCAACCCGAAAACCGGTGAATCGGTACGCCTGGATGGCAAGTTCGTACCGCACTTCAAGCCGGGTAAGGAGCTGCGTGATCGGGTCAACGAAGATGAGTGA
- the rpsA gene encoding 30S ribosomal protein S1, with protein MSESFAELFEESLKTLNLQAGAIITAIIVDIDYQAGWVTVHAGLKSEGLIPLEQFYNDAGELAINVGDEVHVALDAVEDGFGETKLSREKAKRAECWIVLEAAFAAEEVVKGVINGKVKGGFTVDVNGIRAFLPGSLVDVRPVRDTTHLEGKELEFKVIKLDQKRNNVVVSRRSVLEAENSAEREALLESLQEGQQVKGIVKNLTDYGAFVDLGGVDGLLHITDMAWKRIKHPSEIVNVGDEIDVKILKYDRERNRVSLGLKQLGEDPWVAIKARYPEGTRVTAKVTNLTDYGCFAELEEGVEGLVHVSEMDWTNKNIHPSKVVNVGDEVEVQVLDIDEERRRISLGIKQCKSNPWEDFSGQFNKGDKISGTIKSITDFGIFIGLDGGIDGLVHLSDISWNEVGEEAVRRFKKGDELETVILSVDPERERISLGIKQLEDDPFSNYASINEKGTIVRGTVKEVDAKGAIIDLGNDIEATLKASEISRDRVEDARNVLKEGDEVEAKIISIDRKSRVISLSIKSKDVEDEKDAMKELRTKQEVESTGPTTIGDLIRAQMNQN; from the coding sequence ATGAGCGAAAGCTTTGCAGAACTATTTGAAGAAAGCCTAAAGACCCTCAATCTTCAGGCTGGCGCGATCATCACCGCGATCATCGTCGATATCGACTATCAAGCTGGCTGGGTAACTGTCCACGCTGGTCTGAAATCCGAAGGCCTGATCCCGCTTGAGCAGTTCTACAACGATGCTGGCGAACTGGCCATCAACGTCGGTGATGAAGTACACGTAGCGCTGGACGCGGTTGAAGATGGCTTTGGTGAAACCAAGCTGTCCCGCGAAAAAGCCAAGCGTGCCGAGTGCTGGATCGTTCTGGAAGCAGCTTTCGCCGCTGAAGAAGTGGTCAAGGGCGTTATCAACGGTAAGGTTAAAGGCGGCTTCACTGTCGACGTTAACGGCATCCGTGCGTTCCTGCCGGGCTCCCTGGTCGATGTTCGTCCGGTGCGTGATACCACTCACTTGGAAGGCAAAGAACTCGAGTTCAAGGTCATCAAGCTGGACCAGAAGCGCAACAACGTTGTCGTTTCCCGTCGCAGCGTCCTGGAAGCGGAAAACAGTGCCGAGCGCGAAGCTCTGCTGGAATCCCTGCAGGAAGGCCAGCAGGTCAAAGGTATCGTCAAGAACCTCACCGACTACGGTGCGTTCGTTGACCTGGGCGGCGTCGATGGTCTGCTGCACATCACCGACATGGCCTGGAAGCGTATCAAGCACCCGTCCGAGATCGTCAACGTTGGCGACGAGATCGACGTCAAGATCCTCAAGTACGATCGCGAGCGCAACCGCGTCTCCCTGGGCCTGAAGCAACTGGGCGAAGACCCATGGGTTGCCATCAAGGCACGTTACCCAGAGGGTACCCGTGTTACCGCCAAGGTCACCAACCTGACCGACTACGGCTGCTTCGCTGAGCTGGAAGAAGGCGTTGAAGGCCTGGTGCACGTGTCCGAGATGGATTGGACCAACAAGAACATCCACCCGTCCAAAGTCGTTAACGTCGGCGACGAAGTGGAAGTTCAGGTTCTCGACATCGACGAAGAGCGTCGTCGTATCTCCCTGGGCATCAAGCAGTGCAAGTCGAACCCATGGGAAGACTTCTCTGGCCAGTTCAACAAGGGCGACAAGATCTCCGGCACCATCAAGTCGATCACCGATTTCGGTATCTTCATTGGTCTGGACGGCGGCATCGACGGTCTGGTTCACCTGTCCGACATCTCCTGGAACGAAGTGGGCGAAGAAGCCGTACGTCGTTTCAAGAAGGGCGACGAGCTGGAAACTGTCATCCTCTCGGTTGATCCGGAGCGCGAGCGCATCTCCCTGGGCATCAAGCAGCTGGAAGACGATCCGTTCTCCAACTACGCCTCGATCAACGAGAAGGGCACCATCGTTCGTGGCACCGTGAAAGAAGTTGACGCCAAGGGCGCCATCATCGATCTGGGCAACGATATCGAAGCGACCCTGAAAGCCTCCGAAATCAGCCGTGACCGCGTTGAAGACGCCCGTAACGTGCTGAAAGAAGGCGACGAAGTCGAAGCCAAGATCATCAGCATCGACCGCAAGAGCCGCGTAATCAGCCTGTCCATCAAGTCCAAAGACGTCGAAGACGAAAAGGACGCGATGAAAGAGCTGCGTACCAAGCAAGAAGTTGAAAGCACCGGTCCGACCACCATTGGTGATCTGATCCGCGCGCAGATGAACCAGAACTAA
- the cmk gene encoding (d)CMP kinase — protein MTAVVITIDGPSGSGKGTIAGLLAAKLGWNLLDSGALYRLLAFAAGNHGIDLTNEEALKTLAAHLDVQFIGKRIILEGDEVTDDIRNEQVGAGASMVASLPAVREALLQRQRAFREAPGLVADGRDMGTVVFPEAPLKVYLTASAEERARRRYLQLKGKVEGVSLPSLLDEIRARDERDMQRAVAPLKPAPDAIQLDSTELSIEQVMERILSEVASRDLAG, from the coding sequence ATGACTGCTGTCGTCATTACCATCGACGGGCCGAGCGGCTCGGGCAAAGGCACCATTGCCGGTCTGCTGGCCGCCAAGCTGGGCTGGAACCTGCTGGACTCCGGTGCCCTGTATCGCCTGCTGGCCTTTGCCGCGGGCAATCACGGCATCGACCTGACCAACGAGGAAGCGCTGAAAACCCTGGCCGCCCATCTGGACGTACAGTTCATCGGCAAGCGCATTATTCTCGAAGGCGACGAAGTCACCGACGATATCCGCAACGAACAGGTGGGCGCCGGTGCTTCCATGGTCGCTTCCCTGCCGGCGGTGCGCGAAGCCTTGCTGCAGCGTCAGCGCGCTTTCCGCGAGGCGCCGGGCCTGGTGGCCGATGGCCGTGACATGGGCACCGTGGTGTTCCCCGAGGCGCCGCTGAAGGTTTACCTGACCGCCAGTGCCGAGGAGCGCGCCCGTCGCCGCTATCTGCAGTTGAAAGGCAAGGTCGAAGGTGTTAGCCTGCCGAGTCTCCTAGACGAGATTCGTGCGCGCGATGAGCGCGACATGCAGCGCGCAGTGGCTCCGCTGAAGCCGGCACCCGATGCCATCCAGCTGGATTCCACCGAGCTGTCCATCGAACAAGTCATGGAAAGAATTCTCAGCGAGGTCGCCAGCCGCGATCTCGCCGGGTAG
- a CDS encoding bifunctional prephenate dehydrogenase/3-phosphoshikimate 1-carboxyvinyltransferase, with translation MPVPSVTGKLGRLVVVGLGLIGGSFAKGIREKGLFTEVVGVDLDAESRRLAVELGVVDRCETELAAACQGAAVIQLAVPILAMEKLLAKLATLDLGDAVLTDVGSAKGNVVRAARLAFAGDNPRFVPGHPIAGSEQSGVEASNAQLFRRHKVILTPQNSTDAAALALVDGLWRELGADVEHMDVEHHDQVLAATSHLPHLLAFTLVDSLAKRSENLEIFRYAAGGFRDFTRIAGSDPVMWHDIFLANREAVLRTLDAFRDDLDALRGAVDAGDGHQLLGVFTRARFAREHFSKILARRAYVDAMHSNDLIYLANPGGSLSGRIRVPGDKSISHRSIMLGSLAEGTTEVEGFLEGEDALATLQAFRDMGVVIEGPHHGKVTVHGVGLHGLKPPPGPLYLGNSGTSMRLLSGLLAAQPFDTVLTGDASLSKRPMNRVAKPLREMGAVIETAAEGRPPMQIKGGQRLTGMSYEMPMASAQVKSCLLLAGLYAAGETAVTEPAPTRDHTERMLRGFGYPVAVDGNVARVESGHKLTATHIEVPADISSAAFFLVAASIAEGSELVLEHVGINPTRTGVIDILKLMGADLTLENQREVGGEPVADIRVRAAKLKGIDIPEDLVPLAIDEFPVLFVAAACAEGRTVLRGAEELRVKESDRIQVMADGLIALGVKAEPTPDGIIIEGGLIGGGEVWSHGDHRIAMSFSVASLRATAPIRIHDCANVATSFPNFLGLAAQTGIRVAEEKQA, from the coding sequence ATGCCGGTGCCATCTGTAACTGGCAAGCTCGGGCGCCTGGTGGTGGTCGGCTTGGGCCTGATCGGCGGCTCCTTTGCCAAGGGCATTCGCGAGAAAGGCCTGTTCACTGAGGTGGTCGGGGTCGATCTGGATGCCGAGTCGCGTCGCCTGGCGGTCGAGCTGGGCGTGGTCGATCGCTGCGAAACCGAGTTGGCGGCCGCCTGTCAGGGGGCTGCGGTGATCCAGCTGGCGGTGCCTATCCTGGCCATGGAGAAGCTGCTGGCGAAGCTGGCCACGCTCGATCTGGGCGATGCAGTGCTCACCGATGTCGGCAGCGCCAAGGGCAATGTGGTGCGCGCGGCGCGTCTGGCCTTTGCTGGCGACAACCCGCGCTTCGTGCCCGGTCACCCGATTGCTGGCTCCGAGCAGAGCGGGGTGGAAGCCTCTAATGCCCAGCTGTTCCGTCGTCACAAGGTGATTCTGACGCCGCAGAACTCGACCGATGCTGCTGCGCTGGCGCTGGTCGACGGGCTGTGGCGCGAGCTGGGTGCGGATGTCGAGCATATGGACGTGGAACACCACGATCAGGTGCTGGCTGCTACCAGTCATCTGCCGCACCTGCTGGCTTTTACCCTGGTCGACTCGCTGGCCAAGCGCAGCGAGAACCTGGAGATTTTTCGTTACGCCGCTGGCGGTTTCCGCGATTTCACGCGGATCGCCGGCAGTGATCCGGTGATGTGGCACGACATCTTCCTCGCCAATCGCGAGGCGGTGCTGCGCACGCTGGACGCATTTCGCGACGACCTCGACGCCTTGCGCGGCGCGGTTGACGCAGGGGACGGGCATCAGTTGCTGGGCGTGTTCACCCGCGCCCGCTTTGCCCGCGAGCATTTCAGCAAAATCCTGGCCCGCAGGGCCTATGTGGACGCCATGCACTCGAATGACCTGATCTACCTCGCCAATCCCGGTGGCTCCCTCTCCGGTCGCATCCGCGTACCGGGCGACAAGTCCATCTCGCACCGCTCGATCATGCTCGGCTCGCTGGCCGAAGGCACCACCGAAGTGGAAGGTTTCCTCGAGGGTGAAGACGCCCTGGCGACCCTGCAGGCATTCCGTGACATGGGTGTGGTCATCGAAGGCCCGCACCATGGCAAGGTGACCGTGCATGGCGTTGGCCTGCATGGCCTCAAGCCGCCACCCGGCCCGCTGTACCTGGGCAACTCGGGCACCTCGATGCGCTTGCTGTCCGGCCTGCTGGCTGCACAGCCGTTCGATACCGTGTTGACCGGCGACGCTTCGCTGTCCAAACGCCCGATGAATCGCGTGGCCAAGCCGCTGCGCGAGATGGGCGCGGTGATCGAGACGGCCGCCGAAGGCCGTCCGCCGATGCAGATCAAAGGCGGCCAGCGCCTGACCGGCATGAGCTACGAAATGCCGATGGCCAGCGCCCAGGTCAAGTCCTGCCTGCTGCTGGCCGGCCTGTATGCCGCGGGCGAGACCGCGGTGACCGAGCCGGCACCGACTCGCGACCATACCGAGCGTATGCTGCGTGGCTTCGGCTATCCGGTGGCGGTCGACGGCAACGTCGCCAGGGTCGAGTCCGGGCACAAGCTCACTGCCACCCATATCGAGGTGCCGGCGGATATCTCCTCCGCGGCCTTCTTCCTGGTGGCGGCGAGCATCGCCGAAGGTTCCGAGCTGGTGCTGGAGCACGTCGGCATCAACCCGACCCGCACCGGGGTGATCGATATCCTCAAGCTGATGGGCGCCGACCTGACTCTGGAAAACCAGCGCGAAGTGGGTGGCGAGCCGGTGGCCGATATCCGTGTGCGTGCGGCCAAGCTCAAGGGCATCGATATCCCGGAAGACCTAGTACCGCTGGCCATCGACGAGTTCCCGGTGCTGTTCGTCGCCGCCGCCTGCGCCGAAGGGCGCACCGTGCTGCGCGGCGCCGAGGAGCTGCGGGTCAAGGAGTCCGACCGTATCCAGGTCATGGCCGACGGTCTGATCGCCCTGGGTGTGAAGGCCGAGCCGACCCCGGACGGCATCATCATCGAAGGTGGCCTGATCGGCGGGGGAGAGGTGTGGAGTCACGGTGATCACCGTATCGCCATGTCCTTCAGTGTCGCCTCGCTGCGCGCCACGGCGCCGATCCGCATTCACGACTGCGCCAACGTCGCGACCTCCTTCCCCAATTTCCTCGGCCTGGCTGCGCAGACCGGTATCCGCGTTGCCGAGGAGAAGCAGGCATGA
- the hisC gene encoding histidinol-phosphate transaminase, with product MSCDFLARAVPGVQKLSPYVPGKPVDELARELNLDPAGIVKLASNENPLGPSPKALEAIRAELAELTRYPDGNGFELKSRLAARCGVSVAQVTLGNGSNDILDLVARAWLAPGLNAVFSQYAFAVYPIATQAVGAQGKAVPAKDHGHDLQAMLAAIDGNTRVVFIANPNNPTGTWFGPDALESFLARVPQDVLVVLDEAYIEYAEGDELPDGLDYLARYPNLIVSRTFSKAYGLASLRVGYALSSPQVADVLNRVRQPFNVNSLALSAACAALDDADYLAESRRVNDAGMAQLEAGFAALGLSWIPSKGNFIAVDFARDAGPINQALLQEGVIVRPVAGYGMPTFLRVSIGTQAENARFLDVLGQVLARG from the coding sequence ATGAGTTGCGATTTCCTCGCCCGCGCCGTACCGGGCGTGCAGAAACTCTCGCCCTACGTGCCGGGTAAACCGGTCGACGAGCTGGCCCGTGAGCTGAACCTCGACCCGGCCGGCATCGTCAAGCTGGCCAGCAACGAGAACCCGCTGGGGCCGTCGCCGAAGGCGCTAGAGGCGATTCGTGCCGAGCTGGCCGAGCTGACCCGCTACCCCGACGGCAACGGTTTCGAGCTGAAGTCCAGGCTGGCGGCGCGCTGCGGTGTGAGTGTGGCCCAGGTGACCCTTGGCAACGGCTCCAACGACATCCTCGATCTGGTCGCCCGTGCCTGGCTGGCGCCGGGGCTGAACGCAGTGTTCAGCCAGTACGCCTTCGCCGTGTACCCGATCGCCACCCAGGCGGTCGGTGCGCAGGGCAAGGCGGTGCCGGCCAAGGATCATGGTCACGATCTGCAAGCCATGCTGGCGGCCATCGACGGCAACACCCGCGTGGTATTCATCGCCAACCCGAACAACCCGACTGGCACCTGGTTCGGCCCGGATGCGCTGGAATCATTCCTCGCCCGCGTACCGCAGGACGTGCTGGTGGTGCTTGACGAGGCCTACATCGAATATGCCGAGGGCGACGAGCTGCCGGATGGTCTCGACTACCTGGCGCGCTACCCCAACCTGATCGTCTCGCGCACCTTCTCCAAGGCCTATGGCTTAGCCTCGTTGCGAGTCGGCTATGCACTGTCCTCGCCGCAGGTCGCCGATGTGCTGAACCGCGTGCGCCAGCCGTTCAACGTCAACAGCCTGGCTCTGAGCGCTGCCTGCGCCGCCCTGGATGACGCCGACTACCTGGCCGAGAGCCGCCGGGTCAACGATGCCGGCATGGCTCAGCTGGAAGCGGGTTTCGCTGCGCTGGGGCTGAGCTGGATTCCCTCCAAGGGCAATTTCATCGCCGTCGACTTCGCCCGCGATGCTGGGCCGATCAATCAGGCGCTGTTGCAGGAGGGTGTGATCGTGCGTCCGGTGGCCGGCTACGGCATGCCGACCTTCCTGCGCGTGTCCATCGGTACTCAGGCGGAAAACGCCCGTTTCCTCGACGTGCTGGGGCAGGTGCTCGCGCGTGGTTGA
- the pheA gene encoding prephenate dehydratase gives MSDVDQLKALRVRIDSLDEKILELISDRARCAQEVARVKMLSLPAGEAPVFYRPEREAWVLKHIMELNKGPLDNEEVARLFREIMSSCLALEQPLKIAYLGPEGTFSQAAALKHFGHAVISQPMAAIDEVFREVAAGAVNFGVVPVENSTEGAVNHTLDSFLEHDMVICGEVELRIHHHLLVGETTKTDKITRIYSHAQSLAQCRKWLDAHYPNVERVAVSSNAEAAKRVKSEWNSAAIAGDMAASLYGLSKLAEKIEDRPDNSTRFLIIGSQEVPPTGDDKTSVIVSMRNKPGTLHELLVPFHNNGIDLTRIETRPSRSGKWTYVFFIDFVGHHQDPLIKDVLEKINQEAVALKVLGSYPKAVL, from the coding sequence ATGAGCGACGTTGATCAGCTCAAGGCGCTGCGCGTGCGCATCGACAGCCTCGATGAGAAGATTCTCGAGCTGATCAGTGATCGCGCGCGCTGTGCCCAGGAAGTGGCGCGGGTGAAGATGCTCTCGCTGCCGGCCGGCGAAGCGCCGGTGTTCTACCGCCCCGAGCGTGAGGCCTGGGTGCTCAAGCACATCATGGAGCTGAACAAGGGGCCGCTGGACAACGAGGAAGTGGCGCGGCTGTTCCGCGAAATCATGTCCTCCTGCCTGGCCCTCGAGCAGCCGCTGAAGATCGCCTACCTCGGTCCGGAAGGCACCTTCTCCCAGGCCGCGGCGCTCAAGCATTTCGGTCACGCGGTGATCAGTCAGCCGATGGCAGCAATCGACGAAGTGTTCCGCGAAGTGGCCGCCGGTGCGGTCAACTTCGGCGTGGTGCCGGTGGAGAACTCCACCGAGGGTGCGGTCAACCACACCCTCGACAGCTTCCTCGAACACGACATGGTCATCTGCGGTGAGGTGGAGTTGCGTATCCACCACCACCTGCTGGTCGGTGAAACCACCAAGACCGACAAGATCACCCGCATCTATTCGCACGCCCAGTCCCTGGCTCAGTGCCGCAAGTGGCTCGACGCGCACTACCCGAATGTCGAGCGCGTGGCGGTTTCCAGCAACGCCGAAGCGGCCAAACGGGTAAAAAGCGAGTGGAATTCGGCGGCCATCGCCGGCGATATGGCGGCGAGCCTGTATGGCTTGAGCAAGCTGGCCGAGAAGATCGAGGACCGCCCGGACAACTCCACGCGCTTCCTCATCATCGGCAGTCAGGAAGTACCGCCGACCGGCGACGACAAGACCTCGGTGATCGTTTCCATGCGCAACAAGCCGGGCACACTGCACGAGCTGCTGGTGCCGTTCCACAACAACGGCATCGACCTGACCCGCATCGAGACCCGCCCGTCGCGTAGCGGCAAGTGGACCTACGTGTTCTTCATCGACTTCGTCGGTCACCACCAGGACCCGCTGATCAAGGACGTCCTGGAGAAGATTAATCAGGAAGCCGTGGCGCTCAAGGTGCTGGGTTCCTACCCGAAAGCGGTACTTTAA
- the serC gene encoding 3-phosphoserine/phosphohydroxythreonine transaminase: MSKRAHNFCAGPAALPTAVLQRAQAEMLDWQGLGVSVMEMSHRSDEYVAIAEKAEQDLRDLLAIPSDYKVLFLQGGASQQFAEIALNLLPEDGVADYIDTGIWSKKSIEEASRYGNVNVAASAKAYDYFAIPGQNEWQLSKDAAYVHYASNETIGGLQFDWVPEVGDTPLVVDMSSDILSREIDVSKFGLIYAGAQKNIGPSGLVVTIVREDLLGRARSFCPTMLNYKVAADNGSMYNTPATYSWYLSGLVFEWLKEQGGVAAMEQRNKAKKDLLYKAIDASDFYSNPIAKNARSWMNVPFRLADEKLDKAFLAGADARGLLNLKGHRSVGGMRASIYNATGLDAVEALVAYMAEFEKEHA; encoded by the coding sequence GTGAGCAAGCGAGCCCATAACTTCTGCGCCGGCCCGGCCGCGCTGCCAACCGCTGTATTGCAACGTGCCCAGGCCGAGATGCTCGACTGGCAGGGGCTGGGCGTCTCCGTGATGGAGATGAGCCATCGCAGCGACGAGTATGTGGCCATCGCCGAGAAGGCCGAGCAGGACCTGCGTGACCTGCTGGCCATCCCGTCGGACTACAAGGTGCTGTTCCTGCAGGGCGGCGCCAGCCAGCAGTTCGCCGAGATCGCCCTCAACCTGCTGCCGGAAGATGGCGTCGCCGACTACATCGACACCGGTATCTGGTCGAAGAAGAGCATCGAGGAAGCCAGTCGCTACGGTAACGTCAATGTCGCCGCCAGCGCCAAGGCCTACGACTACTTCGCCATTCCCGGGCAGAACGAGTGGCAGCTGTCGAAAGACGCCGCCTATGTGCACTACGCCAGCAACGAGACCATTGGTGGTCTGCAGTTCGACTGGGTGCCGGAAGTGGGCGATACGCCGCTGGTGGTGGACATGTCTTCGGACATCCTCTCGCGCGAGATCGACGTGTCCAAGTTCGGCCTGATCTACGCCGGCGCGCAGAAGAACATCGGCCCCAGTGGTCTGGTAGTGACCATCGTCCGTGAAGACCTGCTCGGCCGTGCCCGCAGCTTCTGCCCGACCATGCTCAACTACAAGGTCGCGGCCGACAACGGCTCCATGTACAACACCCCTGCCACCTATTCCTGGTACCTCTCCGGCCTGGTCTTCGAGTGGCTCAAGGAGCAGGGCGGCGTGGCGGCGATGGAGCAGCGCAACAAGGCGAAGAAGGACCTGCTGTACAAGGCCATTGACGCCAGCGACTTCTACAGCAACCCGATCGCCAAGAATGCCCGTTCCTGGATGAACGTGCCGTTCCGCCTGGCCGACGAGAAGCTGGATAAGGCCTTCCTGGCCGGCGCCGATGCTCGTGGCCTGCTCAACCTGAAAGGTCACCGTTCGGTGGGCGGCATGCGTGCCTCCATCTATAACGCTACCGGCCTGGACGCCGTCGAGGCCCTGGTGGCCTACATGGCGGAGTTCGAGAAGGAGCACGCCTGA